One Capricornis sumatraensis isolate serow.1 chromosome 8, serow.2, whole genome shotgun sequence genomic region harbors:
- the GAL3ST3 gene encoding galactose-3-O-sulfotransferase 3: MPPILQRLQQATKMSRRKILLLVLGCSTLSLLIHQGAQLSWYPKLFPLSCPPLQDSPPRPKHMTVAFLKTHKTAGTTVQNILFRFAERHNLTVALPHPSCEHQFCYPRNFSAHFVHPATRPPHVLASHLRFDRAELQRLMPPGTVYVTILREPAAMFESLFSYYNQYCPAFRRVPNASLEAFLRAPEAYYRAGEHFAMFAHNTLAYDLGGDNERSPRDDAAYLAGLIRQVEEVFSLVMIAEYFDESLVLLRRLLAWDLDDVLYARLNARATSSRLAAIPAALARAARAWNALDAGLYDHFNATFWRRVASAGRACVEREARELREARERLLRRCFGDEPVLRPAAQIRTKQLQPWQPSRKVDIMGYDLPSGRAGPATEACLKLAMPEVQYSSYLLRKQKRRGGMRLRPEPVLDNPPPRPIRALRPGH; this comes from the exons ATGCCGCCCATTCTCCAGcgcctgcagcaggccaccaagATGAGCCGCAGGAAAATCCTGCTGCTGGTGCTAGGATGCAGCACCTTAAGCCTCCTCATCCACCAGGGGgcgcagctcagctg GTACCCCAAGCTGTTCCCTCTGAGCTGCCCGCCTCTGCAGGACTCTCCGCCGCGCCCCAAGCACATGACCGTGGCCTTTCTGAAGACACACAAGACTGCGGGCACGACGGTGCAGAACATCCTGTTCCGTTTCGCCGAGCGCCACAACCTGACGGTGGCCCTGCCGCACCCGAGCTGCGAGCATCAGTTCTGCTACCCGCGTAACTTCTCGGCGCACTTCGTGCACCCGGCCACGCGGCCGCCGCACGTGCTGGCCAGCCACCTGCGCTTCGACCGCGCGGAGCTGCAGCGCCTCATGCCGCCCGGCACCGTCTACGTCACCATCCTGCGCGAGCCGGCCGCCATGTTCGAGTCGCTCTTCAGCTACTACAACCAGTACTGCCCCGCCTTCCGGCGCGTGCCCAACGCGTCGCTCGAGGCCTTCCTGCGCGCGCCCGAGGCCTACTACCGCGCGGGCGAGCACTTCGCCATGTTCGCGCACAACACCCTGGCCTACGACCTGGGCGGCGACAACGAGCGCAGCCCCCGCGACGACGCCGCCTACCTGGCGGGCCTCATCCGCCAGGTGGAGGAGGTCTTCTCGCTCGTCATGATCGCCGAGTACTTCGACGAGTCGCTCGTGCTGCTGCGGCGCCTGCTGGCCTGGGACCTGGACGACGTGCTCTACGCCAGGCTCAACGCGCGCGCCACCAGCTCGCGCCTTGCCGCCATCCCCGCGGCGCTCGCGCGGGCTGCGCGCGCCTGGAACGCGCTCGACGCCGGCCTCTACGACCACTTCAACGCCACCTTCTGGCGCCGCGTGGCGAGTGCCGGCCGCGCCTGCGTCGAGCGCGAGGCGCGCGAGCTGCGCGAGGCCCGAGAGCGCCTGCTGCGGCGTTGCTTTGGCGACGAGCCGGTGCTGCGGCCCGCGGCCCAGATCCGCACCAAGCAGCTGCAGCCGTGGCAGCCTAGCCGCAAGGTGGACATCATGGGCTACGACCTGCCTAGCGGCCGCGCCGGTCCAGCCACCGAAGCCTGCCTCAAGCTGGCCATGCCTGAGGTGCAGTACTCAAGCTACCTGCTGCGCAAGCAGAAGCGCCGAGGCGGCATGCGCCTCCGGCCCGAACCGGTCCTAGACAACCCTCCTCCTCGGCCCATCCGGGCGCTGCGCCCAGGCCACTGA